A single genomic interval of Flavihumibacter rivuli harbors:
- a CDS encoding lipopolysaccharide biosynthesis protein, translated as MKSLSLYVKDFFSKGHERSVLVKKNIFYSLLIKGVSVLVGFVLVPMTIHYVNKTQYGIWLTVSSIIGWFSFFDIGLGNGLRNKLATALALGEKEKARSYVSTTYALLCIVSLTAMVLFLLVNPFINWNRILNISINDLSGLNDIVLWVFVFFCFQFVFQLITVVFTASQQSAKSSLILLAGQLLSMLVIYLLTLYTKGSLLYLVLVLAGVPPLVQMLFSIYYYKGQFNSIAPSFKAVDFSHARELLGLGGYFFIIQIGVIVLYQTSNIIITQLFGPEQVTTYNIAYKLFSVVTILLTIAINPFWSAFTDAYAKNDFNWIRLTLYKIRKFWVLITVGALFILLVSPYVYQFWVGKYVTVPFSLSVVMFFYVIGNAWVAAHCFLLNGVGKIRLQLVMYVICILVNIPVSVYFGKMLGLTGVVIGNVVMQLIMGVVFFLQTEKIIHQKAKGIWNK; from the coding sequence ATGAAGAGCCTGAGTTTGTATGTGAAGGATTTCTTTTCCAAGGGCCATGAACGTTCAGTTCTGGTAAAGAAGAATATTTTCTATTCTTTACTGATCAAAGGCGTTAGTGTGCTGGTGGGTTTTGTTTTGGTTCCCATGACCATCCATTATGTGAACAAGACCCAGTATGGGATATGGTTGACCGTTAGTTCCATAATCGGCTGGTTCAGCTTTTTTGACATTGGCCTTGGGAACGGTTTAAGGAATAAACTGGCTACGGCACTGGCCTTGGGCGAGAAGGAAAAGGCCAGGAGTTATGTCAGCACTACCTATGCATTGCTATGCATTGTTTCCCTTACGGCCATGGTCCTGTTCCTGCTGGTCAATCCTTTCATCAATTGGAACAGGATCCTCAATATTTCCATTAACGACCTCTCAGGATTGAATGACATTGTTTTGTGGGTATTTGTTTTTTTCTGTTTCCAGTTTGTCTTTCAATTAATCACTGTAGTGTTCACTGCATCGCAGCAGTCCGCAAAGTCATCCCTCATTTTATTGGCGGGGCAGCTTCTAAGTATGTTGGTCATTTACCTGCTGACCCTGTACACCAAAGGCTCCTTGCTTTACCTGGTATTGGTATTGGCAGGGGTACCACCCCTTGTGCAGATGCTCTTTAGCATCTATTATTACAAGGGACAGTTTAATTCGATTGCCCCTTCCTTCAAGGCAGTGGATTTTTCCCATGCCCGTGAATTGCTTGGATTAGGAGGGTATTTTTTCATCATCCAAATAGGGGTGATCGTTCTCTACCAAACCAGTAATATCATCATTACCCAATTGTTTGGACCGGAACAGGTAACTACCTATAATATTGCCTATAAGTTGTTCTCGGTGGTAACCATCCTGCTTACCATTGCGATCAACCCTTTCTGGAGTGCTTTTACCGATGCCTATGCCAAGAATGATTTCAACTGGATCAGGCTAACCCTTTACAAGATCCGCAAGTTCTGGGTGTTGATTACAGTGGGGGCCCTGTTCATTCTATTGGTCTCCCCCTATGTTTACCAGTTCTGGGTAGGAAAGTATGTAACTGTGCCATTCTCCCTTTCTGTGGTGATGTTCTTTTATGTCATTGGTAATGCATGGGTGGCTGCCCATTGCTTCCTCCTCAATGGGGTCGGTAAGATCCGTTTGCAACTGGTCATGTATGTGATATGCATCCTGGTGAATATCCCTGTTTCCGTATACTTCGGGAAAATGTTGGGCCTCACCGGTGTGGTCATTGGTAATGTGGTTATGCAATTGATCATGGGTGTGGTGTTCTTTTTACAAACAGAAAAGATCATCCACCAGAAGGCTAAGGGTATCTGGAATAAATAA
- a CDS encoding polysaccharide biosynthesis/export family protein: protein MMRCNLRPFAIIILVAALFASCASPEKARYFNGVTEGQFNTNYNAPDPVIQKGDILSITVSSLNPEASKIFNAPITNVPSSNTVSSISEVTGYLVGPDGKITFPVLGDVTAEGLTKKQLTDHIKNDLLEKKLLVDPIVTIRIMNFRVTVLGEVGRPGVVNVPNEKISILEAVGFAGDMTLYAKRDNVLLIREENGKKITRRLNLNNDDIFRSPYFYLKSNDIVYVEANKSKVQSTARSNQLLPIIISGLAFVAIILDRVINE from the coding sequence ATGATGAGATGTAATCTGCGCCCCTTCGCGATCATAATTCTGGTAGCTGCCCTTTTCGCCTCTTGTGCCAGTCCGGAGAAGGCCAGGTATTTCAATGGTGTCACGGAGGGCCAGTTCAATACCAATTACAATGCCCCTGATCCTGTCATCCAGAAAGGTGATATCCTCAGTATTACCGTAAGCAGCCTGAACCCCGAAGCCAGCAAGATCTTTAATGCCCCGATCACCAATGTTCCTTCAAGCAATACCGTTAGTAGCATTTCGGAAGTAACAGGATACCTGGTGGGACCGGATGGCAAGATCACTTTTCCCGTATTGGGCGATGTGACCGCAGAGGGACTGACCAAGAAGCAGCTGACCGACCATATCAAGAATGACCTGTTGGAGAAAAAGTTGCTGGTGGATCCTATCGTAACCATTCGCATCATGAATTTCAGGGTTACTGTCCTTGGTGAGGTAGGAAGGCCTGGTGTGGTCAATGTTCCTAATGAGAAAATATCCATTCTTGAAGCCGTGGGATTTGCCGGTGATATGACGCTATATGCCAAAAGGGATAATGTATTATTGATCAGGGAGGAGAACGGCAAGAAGATCACCAGGAGGCTGAACCTGAACAACGATGATATCTTCAGGTCACCCTACTTCTACCTGAAATCCAATGATATTGTTTATGTAGAGGCCAATAAATCAAAAGTGCAGAGTACGGCAAGGAGTAACCAGCTCCTGCCTATCATTATCAGCGGCCTTGCCTTTGTTGCAATCATACTCGACCGTGTCATCAACGAATAA
- a CDS encoding polysaccharide lyase encodes MRNHLIRVLKGLVYSFAIFLIHTPKAATAQNVRVISDFEGTTFNAGWEYFHACCSYSMALNTSIKRTGTKSVRMELRDTDPLVASGTRAELVFNYQQKDPQWKWYQFSVQFPAGAPQDNVYEIISQWHYEPTGGGSTFSPPMALTIRNGNFYLDLRYDSTDINIYGSRNVKQQYIDLGPWVAGTWTDWVVYYSPSWQTDGIVRIWKNGVKVLDRIGRNFYRGALPPYWKIGPYKWSWNSGTTLTKTRVIHYDNVKVGNNNATLNDFGIASGGTNQAPTANAGADKTVVLPTNSTSLSGTGSSDPDGTIVSHNWRQLAGPNTATISAASSSSTNIGNLVQGTYSFRLTVTDNAGATSTDDVNVLVSSSSTTNQVPVVNAGGNRSITLPTNSVALNGGSSYDPDGTIASWRWAQVSGPSTATLTNSTTSTLTASNLVAGTYSFRLTVTDNAGATASATANVSVSTATTSNIAPTANAGSTRTIHLPTNSITLSGSASSDPDGTIASYRWTQVSGPSTATLTNSTSVNMSASSLVAGTYSFRLTVTDNNGATGTTTVSVIVNRPPIANPGSNVTINLPTTWAPLNGSGSSDPDGTIAYYRWSQVSGPNTAIFSSTTSASISVRSLIAGTYAFRLTVTDNRGAVASNLVYVYVR; translated from the coding sequence ATGAGAAACCATTTAATCCGTGTATTAAAGGGGTTGGTATACTCCTTTGCCATCTTTTTAATCCATACACCAAAAGCAGCAACTGCGCAAAACGTCAGGGTCATCTCTGACTTCGAAGGCACCACATTCAATGCCGGCTGGGAATATTTCCACGCCTGTTGTAGTTACAGTATGGCATTGAACACTTCTATTAAAAGAACAGGAACCAAATCGGTCCGCATGGAATTGAGGGACACCGACCCGTTGGTTGCATCCGGCACCCGGGCTGAACTGGTCTTCAATTACCAGCAGAAAGACCCCCAGTGGAAATGGTACCAGTTTAGTGTCCAATTCCCTGCCGGGGCTCCCCAAGACAATGTGTACGAGATCATCTCCCAATGGCACTATGAGCCTACTGGTGGAGGTAGTACTTTCTCACCACCGATGGCATTGACCATCAGGAATGGTAATTTCTACCTCGACCTCAGGTACGATTCAACAGACATCAATATTTACGGCAGCAGAAACGTAAAGCAGCAATACATTGACCTGGGTCCATGGGTTGCAGGCACGTGGACCGACTGGGTGGTGTATTATTCACCATCCTGGCAGACAGATGGTATTGTGCGCATCTGGAAGAACGGGGTGAAGGTCCTGGACCGTATTGGCAGGAACTTCTATCGTGGCGCATTACCCCCTTACTGGAAAATAGGACCTTATAAATGGTCATGGAACAGCGGCACCACCCTTACCAAAACCAGGGTCATCCACTATGATAATGTAAAGGTGGGTAACAACAACGCTACCCTCAATGACTTCGGCATTGCTTCCGGAGGAACCAACCAGGCTCCGACGGCCAATGCGGGAGCAGACAAGACCGTGGTGTTGCCTACGAATTCAACCTCCTTAAGTGGTACAGGTTCATCTGATCCGGATGGCACCATTGTATCCCATAACTGGCGCCAGCTGGCGGGGCCCAATACAGCAACCATCAGCGCAGCTAGTTCTTCCAGTACTAATATTGGTAACCTGGTACAGGGCACCTACAGTTTCAGGCTGACCGTTACTGATAATGCCGGGGCAACTTCCACTGATGATGTTAATGTGTTGGTGAGTTCCTCATCCACCACCAACCAGGTACCGGTGGTCAATGCAGGCGGCAACAGGTCCATCACCCTTCCCACTAATTCAGTTGCACTCAATGGCGGAAGTTCGTACGACCCGGATGGAACCATCGCAAGCTGGCGCTGGGCGCAGGTTTCAGGACCAAGCACGGCAACCCTGACCAACAGCACCACTTCTACCCTTACCGCATCCAACCTGGTGGCGGGCACCTATAGTTTCAGGCTTACCGTTACGGACAATGCAGGGGCAACAGCATCTGCAACGGCAAACGTAAGTGTGAGCACTGCTACCACCAGCAATATTGCCCCTACTGCCAATGCAGGTTCAACCCGAACCATTCACCTGCCAACCAATTCTATTACCCTGAGTGGCAGTGCATCATCAGACCCTGATGGCACTATCGCATCCTATCGTTGGACGCAAGTGTCTGGCCCCAGCACGGCTACCCTTACCAATAGTACTTCGGTGAACATGTCAGCATCCAGCCTGGTGGCAGGCACCTATAGTTTCAGGTTAACGGTAACAGATAATAATGGGGCTACGGGAACAACTACTGTATCAGTAATTGTAAACCGGCCGCCAATAGCCAATCCCGGCAGCAATGTTACCATCAACCTTCCAACAACATGGGCACCCTTAAATGGTAGCGGATCTTCCGACCCGGATGGTACCATAGCTTACTACAGATGGTCGCAGGTATCTGGACCGAATACGGCAATATTCTCCAGTACCACCAGTGCTTCCATATCAGTAAGAAGCCTGATAGCCGGCACTTACGCGTTCAGACTAACAGTAACGGATAACCGAGGAGCTGTTGCCAGCAACCTGGTGTACGTGTATGTACGATAG
- a CDS encoding PKD domain-containing protein, which translates to MKRFVPYQLRGVLCALLILLLQAATPLKAQTGVKIISDFEGTTFNSGWEYFHACCSYSMNLDKSVVRSGTQAVRMELRDTDPLIASGTRAELVFNYKLKDPQWKWYQFSTYFPADFKQDNVYEIISQWHYEPTGGGSTFSPPMALTIRNGNWYLDLRYDSTDINIYGNKNVKQQYIDLGTWKAGEWTDWVVYYSPSWQTDGIVRIWKNGVKILDRIGRNFYLGALPPYWKIGIYKWVWNSGTSLTSSRVVYYDRVKVGNDNATLNDFITGAVDPSPTPTNQAPTANAGANIAVTLPANTATLNGGNSTDADGSIVKYNWRQVSGPNTATISDANLAKTTIGNLVMGTYTFRLTVTDDKGATATDDISVLVNEAVITNQAPVANAGGNQTIHLPQNALTLSGSASSDPDGSIASYLWRQVSGPSTATLTSANTVNLTASNLVRGNYSFSLQVTDNKGATGSTTVWVTVNQPPVAEPGSDKTIYLPNDSIALSGSASTDIDGTITTYAWRQLSGPAAASFSAATGEKVTVSKLIEGTYTIQLTVTDNRGGTSSKNINVTVRPQSAAAEKQAPVANAGSKQTVIAPKAVLDGVDSYDPDGQIVTYAWSQVSGPNQAVIANPGNATTEVSNLVPGTYSFKLEVKDNDQLTGAATMIMEVSAAPINGKAPIANAGVDQNIQLPDNTTSVDGKASSDPDGSIRSYSWSQVAGPAGANINNPNAVKTRITNLKEGFYLFQLEVTDNSGLKGRDTLRINVIPQLNQAPVAVTEAVIEVQLPVNEVDLNGEASYDPDGKITMAQWKMVNGPSNIKLTNSNSPKAKASGLVPGTYTFQLTLKDDKGAVNQGTVSVVVKGAMGEIPTAAFKTFPNPVQSNMTLKWDDQLTGKAVVKIYTITGVIVYKDEFTKTGTSLTRNYNLANLVAGSYVLSLQFEDQQPIIKKFQKL; encoded by the coding sequence ATGAAAAGATTTGTACCCTACCAATTGAGGGGCGTACTGTGCGCTTTACTCATACTTCTCCTGCAAGCTGCAACCCCTTTGAAAGCCCAGACTGGTGTTAAGATCATCTCTGATTTCGAAGGTACCACATTCAATAGCGGTTGGGAGTATTTTCACGCCTGTTGCAGTTATAGCATGAACCTCGACAAGTCTGTAGTGCGTTCCGGAACCCAGGCGGTGAGGATGGAATTAAGGGATACCGATCCCCTGATCGCATCTGGCACCAGGGCTGAATTGGTTTTCAATTACAAGTTGAAAGACCCTCAATGGAAGTGGTACCAGTTCAGCACTTATTTTCCTGCCGATTTCAAACAGGACAATGTTTACGAGATCATTTCCCAGTGGCACTATGAACCCACCGGCGGCGGAAGCACCTTCTCCCCTCCTATGGCATTGACGATCAGGAATGGCAACTGGTACCTCGACCTTCGCTACGATTCAACCGATATCAATATTTACGGCAACAAGAATGTAAAGCAGCAATACATTGACCTGGGCACCTGGAAAGCGGGTGAATGGACCGACTGGGTAGTATATTATTCACCATCCTGGCAGACCGATGGTATCGTTCGCATCTGGAAGAATGGAGTAAAGATCCTGGACAGGATCGGCCGTAACTTTTACCTCGGCGCCCTTCCTCCCTATTGGAAGATCGGCATTTACAAGTGGGTTTGGAATAGTGGAACTTCCCTTACCTCTTCCAGGGTAGTATATTACGACAGGGTTAAAGTAGGTAACGACAATGCAACTTTAAATGACTTCATCACTGGCGCTGTTGATCCCAGCCCTACCCCAACCAACCAGGCACCAACCGCCAATGCGGGTGCCAACATCGCGGTAACCCTTCCTGCCAATACTGCCACCCTCAATGGCGGCAACAGTACCGATGCAGATGGTTCAATTGTAAAATACAACTGGAGGCAGGTATCTGGTCCAAATACCGCAACCATCTCTGATGCAAACCTGGCCAAGACCACCATCGGCAACCTGGTGATGGGTACTTATACCTTCAGGTTGACCGTAACCGATGATAAAGGAGCTACAGCAACAGATGATATAAGCGTCCTGGTAAATGAGGCTGTTATTACCAACCAGGCCCCGGTAGCCAATGCAGGTGGCAACCAAACCATCCATCTGCCGCAAAATGCGCTTACGCTTAGCGGAAGCGCCTCCAGCGACCCTGATGGCAGTATTGCATCCTATTTGTGGCGACAGGTTTCAGGACCGAGTACGGCAACCCTGACCAGTGCCAATACAGTAAACCTGACAGCTTCTAACCTGGTAAGGGGTAACTATAGTTTCAGCCTGCAGGTGACAGATAACAAAGGAGCAACCGGATCAACAACGGTATGGGTAACGGTTAACCAACCGCCTGTAGCCGAACCGGGTTCAGACAAGACCATCTACCTGCCGAATGATTCCATTGCCCTTAGCGGTTCAGCCTCCACCGATATCGATGGAACGATCACCACCTATGCCTGGAGACAACTGTCAGGGCCTGCTGCTGCAAGTTTCAGCGCTGCCACCGGGGAAAAGGTCACTGTTAGCAAACTGATTGAAGGAACCTATACCATACAACTAACCGTAACGGATAACCGTGGAGGAACTTCCAGTAAGAACATCAATGTTACGGTAAGGCCCCAGTCAGCTGCAGCGGAGAAACAAGCACCTGTAGCCAATGCGGGCAGCAAGCAAACAGTTATTGCCCCCAAGGCTGTTTTGGATGGGGTTGATTCCTATGACCCTGATGGCCAGATCGTAACTTACGCCTGGAGCCAGGTTAGCGGACCCAACCAGGCCGTTATTGCGAATCCTGGAAATGCCACTACCGAAGTGAGCAACCTGGTTCCTGGTACCTATTCCTTCAAACTAGAAGTAAAGGATAATGACCAATTAACCGGCGCTGCAACGATGATCATGGAGGTTAGCGCTGCCCCCATCAACGGGAAGGCTCCTATTGCCAATGCGGGCGTTGACCAAAACATACAATTACCGGATAATACTACTTCAGTGGATGGTAAAGCCTCATCCGATCCGGATGGCAGCATCAGGTCCTATTCCTGGTCACAGGTAGCTGGTCCTGCCGGCGCCAACATCAACAACCCCAATGCGGTAAAAACCAGGATCACCAACCTGAAAGAGGGATTCTACCTGTTCCAACTGGAAGTAACCGATAACAGTGGGCTGAAAGGTCGCGATACCTTAAGGATCAACGTAATACCCCAACTGAACCAGGCCCCCGTTGCTGTTACGGAAGCGGTGATCGAAGTACAGTTACCTGTCAATGAGGTTGACCTGAATGGCGAGGCCTCCTACGACCCCGACGGTAAGATCACCATGGCCCAATGGAAAATGGTGAATGGACCATCCAATATTAAGCTGACGAACAGCAATTCCCCCAAAGCCAAAGCCTCTGGCCTGGTTCCGGGTACCTATACGTTCCAACTGACCCTTAAGGATGACAAGGGAGCTGTTAACCAGGGAACGGTTAGTGTAGTGGTGAAAGGCGCCATGGGTGAGATCCCAACAGCCGCATTCAAGACCTTCCCCAACCCTGTTCAATCCAACATGACATTGAAATGGGATGACCAGCTGACGGGTAAGGCCGTTGTGAAGATCTACACCATCACGGGAGTGATCGTTTATAAAGACGAGTTTACCAAGACAGGCACCAGTCTTACGAGGAATTATAACCTAGCCAACCTGGTAGCCGGAAGCTACGTATTGTCATTGCAATTCGAAGACCAGCAACCGATCATAAAGAAGTTCCAGAAGTTATGA
- a CDS encoding GumC family protein: MAEKVNQNRREEEFFKELFQKYYPYWPLFLLVVTLGLGLAFAYGRWVERSYTITARILIKDEKKGIDESQMLKALDVFSGNRIVENEIEVLHSRTLSRQVVRNLCLYAPISQNKDSRMVSAYNYSPVKIQATEPEKIQEENDIPFQYNAQKLTVTIGNQVYPVNRAVQTKWGELSFLTNPNSTNQEASGQYYFSLLNVKKVEEGLLGNLEVTAANKLATVVELSMKDNVPQRGKDILNNLISLYTRSEIEQKNRLAQNILASVNRRIDYVSGQIDSVEDAIQRYRSSEGVIDISAQGRLYLENIGAYDKQLQDVNIKLAVLDEVDKYIRSRNTDATVMPSALGVEDPSLSQMLDKLNTAQSQYDQLKRTTAENSPILLNAKDQIDRLRPAIADMIQSQRTSLQVSKNRLEGQGAKYSSMLSTIPRKERQLLDISREQSVKNQIYAYLLERREEAALSLANATNDSTLVDLAESSVKPTSPNMLFIYGATLLACLLFGLLYVDIREGLNKSVLFRKEIEEKSKVPVIGEIFYTRHASDGPVIHEKEKTLAGEQVRSIRNRLFFANNDSQLVKVLFITSSINGEGKTFLSHNLAVSMALAGRRTLLVDMDVDQYKISKLFDLQSKNGITDLFKKQTDLSSAINRTTTQHLHVLPIGSQQNSSIELFDQHVLENFFTAVRAEYDCVIICYGATSLNANAQAISGYCDSSVFVIRQGITPKAALMMLLNEHKVEGLKNASIVFNGVRKRGIAGKGYGYGYGYGYELKVKA; this comes from the coding sequence ATGGCAGAGAAAGTAAACCAAAACCGGAGAGAGGAAGAGTTTTTCAAGGAGTTGTTTCAAAAATATTATCCCTATTGGCCATTGTTCCTGCTGGTCGTAACCCTGGGACTGGGTCTTGCCTTTGCCTATGGAAGGTGGGTGGAAAGGAGTTATACGATTACGGCAAGGATCCTGATCAAGGATGAAAAAAAAGGGATTGACGAATCCCAGATGCTGAAAGCGCTGGATGTATTCAGCGGTAACCGGATCGTTGAGAATGAGATCGAGGTGTTGCATTCCCGTACTCTTTCCCGGCAGGTGGTGAGGAACCTTTGCCTTTATGCACCGATTTCCCAGAATAAGGATTCCCGGATGGTTTCCGCCTATAACTATTCGCCGGTTAAGATACAGGCAACGGAACCTGAAAAGATCCAGGAAGAGAATGATATACCCTTTCAATACAATGCCCAGAAACTAACCGTAACGATCGGAAACCAGGTTTACCCGGTGAACAGGGCGGTACAAACCAAATGGGGTGAGTTGAGTTTCCTGACCAATCCCAATAGTACCAACCAGGAAGCGTCGGGCCAGTATTATTTCTCCCTGCTGAATGTGAAGAAAGTGGAAGAAGGGTTGTTGGGTAACCTTGAAGTAACTGCAGCCAATAAACTGGCAACAGTAGTGGAATTATCCATGAAGGATAATGTTCCCCAAAGAGGAAAGGATATCCTCAATAACCTGATCTCTTTATATACAAGGTCTGAAATTGAGCAAAAGAACAGGCTTGCCCAGAATATCCTGGCTTCTGTGAACAGGAGGATCGATTACGTATCCGGGCAGATCGATTCAGTTGAGGACGCCATCCAGCGTTACCGGTCTTCTGAAGGCGTGATTGATATCAGTGCCCAGGGCAGGTTGTACCTGGAGAATATCGGGGCCTATGATAAGCAATTACAAGATGTGAACATCAAGCTGGCAGTATTGGATGAAGTGGATAAGTATATCCGTTCCCGTAATACGGATGCAACAGTAATGCCTTCTGCCCTTGGGGTTGAGGATCCGTCCCTCAGCCAGATGCTGGACAAGCTCAACACCGCACAAAGCCAGTATGACCAATTGAAACGTACCACTGCAGAGAATAGCCCGATCTTGTTGAATGCGAAGGACCAGATTGACAGGTTGCGCCCAGCTATTGCCGATATGATCCAGAGCCAGCGTACATCCTTGCAGGTAAGCAAGAACAGGCTGGAAGGACAAGGCGCCAAATACTCTTCCATGTTGAGTACCATCCCCAGAAAGGAGCGGCAGTTGTTGGATATCAGCAGGGAACAATCCGTTAAGAACCAGATCTACGCCTATCTCCTGGAGCGAAGGGAAGAGGCCGCATTATCACTGGCCAATGCTACCAATGATTCTACGCTGGTTGACCTTGCAGAATCTTCTGTTAAGCCTACCAGTCCCAATATGCTTTTCATTTATGGGGCCACACTATTGGCCTGCCTGTTGTTTGGCCTCCTTTATGTTGATATCAGGGAAGGCCTGAACAAGTCGGTCCTCTTCCGCAAGGAGATCGAGGAGAAAAGCAAGGTGCCTGTCATTGGCGAAATATTCTATACCCGGCATGCTTCTGACGGGCCGGTAATCCACGAGAAGGAGAAGACCCTGGCGGGAGAACAGGTGAGGTCCATCAGGAACAGGTTGTTCTTCGCCAATAATGACAGCCAACTTGTCAAGGTACTGTTCATCACATCTTCCATCAACGGTGAAGGAAAGACCTTCCTTAGCCATAACCTTGCGGTAAGCATGGCGCTAGCAGGAAGAAGGACCTTGCTGGTGGATATGGATGTAGACCAGTATAAGATCAGTAAACTGTTTGACCTGCAATCAAAGAATGGTATTACCGACCTGTTCAAGAAGCAAACGGACCTTTCCTCCGCGATCAACAGGACCACAACGCAGCATCTTCACGTTCTACCGATTGGTTCCCAACAGAACAGCAGTATTGAACTATTTGACCAGCATGTCCTGGAAAATTTCTTTACTGCCGTAAGGGCTGAATACGATTGCGTGATCATCTGTTATGGAGCCACTTCCCTCAATGCCAATGCGCAGGCGATCTCAGGTTATTGTGATAGCAGTGTTTTTGTGATTCGTCAGGGTATTACCCCGAAGGCTGCCTTAATGATGCTGTTGAATGAGCATAAGGTTGAAGGCCTGAAAAACGCTTCCATAGTATTCAATGGCGTGCGTAAAAGGGGAATTGCGGGTAAGGGTTATGGTTATGGCTATGGTTACGGTTACGAGTTAAAGGTAAAGGCCTGA